Proteins encoded together in one Marinobacter salsuginis window:
- a CDS encoding amino acid ABC transporter ATP-binding protein, whose protein sequence is MHKWYGDFHVLKDLNLTVAQGERIVICGPSGSGKSTFIRCINRLEEHQQGKIIVDDVELTDDVRQIDTVRREVGMVFQHFNLFPHLTVLENCCLSPIWVRKIPRKEAEATAMEYLERVKIPDQALKYPGQLSGGQQQRVAIARALCMKPKIMLFDEPTSALDPEMIKEVLDVMIELAGSGMTMLCVTHEMGFAKTVADRVIFMDGGEIVEEAPPHEFFTNPQEARTQKFLQQILAH, encoded by the coding sequence ATGCACAAGTGGTACGGGGATTTTCACGTATTGAAGGACCTGAACCTGACAGTGGCCCAGGGCGAACGAATTGTTATCTGCGGGCCGTCCGGCTCCGGTAAATCGACGTTCATTCGCTGCATTAACCGGCTGGAAGAGCATCAACAAGGCAAAATCATCGTCGACGACGTTGAGCTGACGGATGATGTGCGCCAGATCGATACGGTTCGCCGGGAAGTCGGCATGGTATTCCAGCATTTCAACCTGTTCCCGCACCTGACCGTGCTCGAGAACTGTTGCCTTTCACCGATTTGGGTCCGCAAGATTCCTCGTAAAGAGGCGGAAGCGACGGCCATGGAGTATCTGGAGAGGGTAAAGATCCCCGACCAGGCTCTCAAATATCCCGGACAGTTGTCCGGCGGCCAGCAACAGCGGGTTGCGATTGCCCGAGCCCTGTGCATGAAGCCGAAAATCATGCTGTTCGATGAGCCAACGTCGGCGCTGGATCCCGAAATGATCAAGGAAGTGCTCGATGTCATGATTGAGCTAGCCGGCAGCGGCATGACGATGCTTTGTGTAACCCATGAGATGGGCTTTGCCAAAACCGTGGCCGACAGGGTCATCTTCATGGATGGTGGTGAGATTGTGGAGGAAGCACCACCGCACGAGTTTTTTACAAACCCGCAGGAAGCTCGGACCCAGAAGTTTCTCCAGCAGATACTGGCGCACTGA
- a CDS encoding amino acid ABC transporter permease, whose product MTESTMKPPKKALSPIKWMREHLFSTWYNALLTLAVGYLLVTSVGPLLNWLLFEANFQGQDASDCTGAGACWLFISQRLNFFIYGFYPDELQWRVDAMFLLLAIAFVPQFIERFPGRKWLGIFGMTGLPIIGYFLIPGGTFGLEVVESTKWGGLMLTLILAYIGILASLPIGILLALGRRSEMPIIRGLSVVFIEVWRAVPLITVLFMASVMLPLFLPEGVNFEKLARALIGITLWQSAYMAEVIRGGLQAIPRGQYEAADALGLGYWRKMGLVILPQALKMVIPGIVNTFISLFKDTTLVLIIGLFDVLGTVQSTVTDPAWQNVAIEGYVFVAFCFWVFCFGISRYSQNLERKLDTGHKT is encoded by the coding sequence ATGACTGAGTCAACCATGAAACCACCCAAGAAGGCGCTCAGTCCGATCAAGTGGATGCGAGAGCACCTGTTCTCAACCTGGTACAACGCCTTGCTGACCCTTGCCGTTGGCTATTTGCTGGTGACCAGTGTCGGCCCGCTGCTGAACTGGTTGCTGTTCGAAGCGAACTTCCAGGGCCAGGATGCGAGTGACTGTACTGGCGCGGGCGCGTGTTGGCTGTTTATCAGTCAGCGTCTGAATTTCTTCATTTACGGGTTCTACCCTGATGAGCTGCAGTGGCGTGTGGACGCCATGTTCCTGCTGCTGGCCATTGCGTTTGTACCCCAGTTCATCGAGCGGTTCCCTGGCCGCAAATGGCTCGGGATTTTCGGCATGACCGGCTTGCCCATCATCGGGTATTTCCTGATACCCGGCGGCACGTTCGGCCTTGAGGTTGTCGAGAGCACAAAATGGGGCGGCCTGATGCTGACCCTGATTCTCGCATACATCGGCATCCTCGCCTCTCTGCCTATTGGCATTCTACTGGCCCTTGGACGGCGCTCGGAGATGCCGATCATTCGTGGTCTGAGCGTGGTGTTCATCGAGGTCTGGCGGGCGGTGCCCCTGATCACAGTGCTGTTTATGGCCTCGGTGATGCTGCCGCTATTCCTCCCTGAAGGCGTCAACTTCGAAAAACTGGCACGGGCCCTGATTGGTATCACACTCTGGCAGTCTGCCTATATGGCGGAGGTCATCCGGGGTGGTCTGCAGGCCATTCCGCGGGGCCAGTATGAGGCAGCTGATGCCCTCGGGCTCGGCTACTGGCGGAAGATGGGGCTCGTTATTCTTCCCCAGGCGCTGAAAATGGTGATTCCGGGAATCGTGAATACCTTCATTTCACTGTTCAAGGACACCACGCTGGTTCTGATTATCGGCCTCTTCGATGTGCTTGGTACGGTCCAGTCCACTGTGACTGACCCCGCGTGGCAAAACGTTGCGATCGAAGGCTATGTCTTTGTCGCTTTCTGTTTCTGGGTCTTTTGCTTCGGCATATCCCGCTACAGTCAGAACCTTGAACGCAAACTCGACACCGGTCATAAAACCTGA
- a CDS encoding amino acid ABC transporter permease has protein sequence MKKQTIDSRPAGPKPWYDPRVRSLFFQVVAIALVFWAGWTLVENTLANMESRGISTGFGFLDETAGFGIIMSLIPYDATMTYGRTFWVGLTNTLLVSAMGIVAATILGFIIGVARLSSNWLVAKVSLVYIEVIRNIPLLLQIFFWYFAVLGALPSPRQSIDVGGTMFLNNRGLYVPEPLAQDGFGLVWGALAIAIAAVVGIRIWAKKRQLATGQIFPTFKVGVALLVLLPAIAYFAAGSPLEWEVPALRGFNFGGGITIIPELAALWVALSLYTASFIAEIVRSGILSVSKGQTEAAKALGLPNGLTLRLVVIPQAMRVIIPPLTSQYLNLAKNSSLATAIGYPDLVAVFMGTTLNQTGQAVEVVAITMAVYLTISLSISLFMNIYNRAVAIKER, from the coding sequence ATGAAAAAACAAACAATTGATTCAAGACCTGCGGGGCCCAAGCCCTGGTATGACCCCCGGGTACGTTCACTCTTTTTCCAGGTTGTCGCCATAGCCCTCGTTTTCTGGGCTGGCTGGACACTGGTAGAAAACACGCTCGCCAACATGGAGAGCCGGGGCATCAGCACCGGTTTCGGCTTTCTTGATGAGACTGCCGGTTTCGGCATCATCATGAGCCTGATCCCTTACGATGCCACCATGACCTATGGCCGAACCTTCTGGGTTGGCCTGACCAATACCCTCCTGGTCTCCGCAATGGGCATCGTTGCTGCAACGATTCTCGGATTCATCATCGGCGTGGCCCGTCTGTCCAGTAACTGGCTGGTTGCCAAGGTGTCCCTCGTTTACATCGAGGTCATCCGGAATATCCCGTTACTGCTGCAGATTTTTTTCTGGTATTTCGCCGTTCTGGGCGCCTTGCCTTCGCCGCGCCAGAGTATCGATGTGGGCGGTACCATGTTTCTCAACAATCGCGGGCTTTATGTCCCGGAACCCCTGGCACAGGACGGTTTTGGGCTGGTCTGGGGGGCTCTGGCAATCGCCATTGCCGCAGTTGTTGGCATTCGAATCTGGGCCAAAAAGCGGCAGCTGGCTACTGGCCAGATCTTTCCCACCTTCAAGGTTGGTGTTGCACTTCTGGTCCTGTTGCCGGCAATTGCCTACTTCGCCGCAGGCAGCCCGCTCGAATGGGAAGTACCCGCACTGAGGGGCTTCAATTTTGGTGGTGGTATTACCATCATTCCCGAGCTTGCCGCCCTGTGGGTGGCGTTGTCGCTGTACACGGCCAGTTTTATCGCAGAGATAGTTCGGTCCGGTATCCTGTCAGTGAGCAAGGGCCAGACGGAAGCGGCCAAAGCGCTGGGACTCCCTAACGGACTTACGTTGCGCCTGGTTGTGATACCGCAGGCAATGCGCGTCATCATCCCGCCATTAACCAGTCAGTACCTGAACCTGGCGAAGAACTCATCCCTTGCGACGGCCATCGGCTATCCGGATCTCGTTGCAGTCTTCATGGGCACCACCCTTAACCAGACCGGGCAAGCGGTCGAGGTTGTAGCGATCACCATGGCGGTTTATCTCACGATCAGCCTCTCGATCTCGCTGTTCATGAATATCTACAACCGGGCTGTGGCGATTAAGGAGCGATGA
- a CDS encoding amino acid ABC transporter substrate-binding protein: MRKTKSIALGIALAVGTFSATGAMAATTLENVKEKGHLQCGVTTGLPGFSQPDEKGNWTGIDVDTCRAVAAAIFGDASAVEFTPLTAKERFTALQSGEIDMLSRNTTWTLTRDASLGLNFAGVNYYDGQGFLINKDIGVTDATQLDGASICIQAGTTTELNLSDYFRAKGMEFKPIVFDTSEQTVQGFSAGRCDVLTSDRSQLAALRSKLPDPSAATILPNTISKEPLGPVVRQGDDQWFNIVKWVLSVQINAEELGVTSANADDMLKSDNPNIQRLLGTDGDMGAKLGLPDDFGHKVVKLVGNYGEMYDRNVGPDTPLGLDRGINALWTDGGIMYAPPVR, encoded by the coding sequence ATGAGAAAGACGAAATCGATTGCCCTGGGGATTGCTCTGGCCGTAGGTACCTTCTCGGCTACTGGTGCGATGGCCGCCACGACTCTGGAGAACGTCAAGGAGAAGGGGCACCTGCAGTGTGGTGTTACCACCGGTCTTCCGGGATTCTCCCAGCCTGATGAAAAAGGCAACTGGACCGGTATCGACGTTGATACCTGCCGCGCCGTAGCTGCAGCGATCTTTGGTGATGCCTCCGCAGTCGAATTTACGCCCCTCACTGCAAAAGAGCGTTTTACCGCACTGCAGTCCGGTGAAATCGACATGCTCTCCCGGAACACCACCTGGACGTTGACCCGTGACGCTTCGCTGGGTCTCAACTTCGCGGGCGTGAACTACTACGACGGCCAGGGTTTCCTGATCAACAAGGATATCGGGGTTACCGATGCAACCCAGCTTGACGGTGCCTCAATCTGTATCCAGGCGGGCACCACCACAGAACTCAATCTGTCCGACTACTTCCGTGCCAAGGGCATGGAATTCAAGCCGATCGTGTTCGACACATCCGAGCAAACCGTTCAGGGTTTCTCTGCGGGACGCTGCGACGTTCTGACGTCTGACCGCTCCCAGCTGGCGGCACTGCGCTCCAAACTGCCGGACCCGAGCGCGGCAACGATCCTCCCGAACACCATTTCCAAAGAGCCTCTCGGTCCGGTCGTCCGTCAGGGCGATGACCAGTGGTTCAACATCGTCAAGTGGGTGCTTTCAGTGCAGATCAACGCCGAAGAACTGGGCGTCACAAGCGCCAATGCTGACGACATGCTGAAGTCTGATAATCCGAACATTCAGCGCCTGCTGGGCACGGATGGCGACATGGGTGCCAAGCTTGGTCTGCCTGACGACTTCGGTCACAAGGTTGTGAAACTCGTGGGTAACTACGGCGAAATGTACGACCGCAATGTGGGTCCGGACACACCGCTCGGTCTGGATCGGGGTATCAACGCCCTGTGGACCGATGGCGGCATTATGTATGCCCCGCCAGTCCGGTAA